aactcttaaagttgatcgccacctttataggtttgtctcgtttaagcggatctggaactatctgatgtataaatgtgtttactagcctcctgggactagtaattgtatcacatttgagtctcaGAGGATTGGGGATGCTTCAGCACCCAGCTCtactttgcgtctgtggctcatcccaggagcaaCGGCCAAGTTAAAAGGGCAaacgcagaaatcctcaggggactcaagacacgcatctatgactgcttaaaaaagcatggtgcaaattgggccaACAAACTTCTGTCGgtactatgggggaaccggaccacacccagccgagctaccggggagaccccgttcttcctggtctacggggtcgAAGCCTGTCTCCCCCCGAAAATCCTTacgggctccccacgggtccagtctttcgatgagtctatgcaggaacagctacggcatgaggacatggacttcatcgacgaacgcagatggcaagcggtgatccgaaatgcacggtacaaccaagcgctcaggcgctaccaccagcggttcgtgcatagtagggagctcagggtcggggacctagtcctaaggcgagtattgaaccgagaagggctccacaaactctcccccagttgggaaggacccttcaaggtgacggaagtatgccgacccgggtgtgtctgccttgccacaactgaaggagtgtctcttcccaatccctggaatatagagcatctctgtaagttctatccatagaagcAGAACTGgggggttgagttttcttcctttgtaactgggTTGCGCATATGTTACGTcaatccggtgaggtccgccctcgtaaACCCGGCAtgttggtctacacccatgtatatcaagttataaggaagaGATGTTACCTCCCAgatgtgcttttgtgatggttttattctggtACAGTTTTAgacattattttttatctaacccacccatacagttcccacccttgttggtatgatgacatccgaattgagtaagcCAGGCCTGCATTTCAGGACCCCTCTCCTGCTAcagggggtccggcaacctgcgggtccggttctagagaatgggcgctcgtTTCCTGGAGTGGTCCGAAGCTGTGTagtcgcttagcctggtcccgtaccctaagcctgcacctccaccactttgcaacgggtaccctagtatttagGGCTGTGATCCTGTAGGTCCGAGCATAaggcttggcttcccaggctaaatcctgcaggtcctgttgcatgaatcaaaggatggcagtTACCaaacgatgggtcctatgggtgtgctactaacacttcaaGGCCAAAgttgtgtgcaggtccaggtccccGTCCAGAGGTAGGTAGTCTCAAACTATAGAGACTACCCCCTAGGGGCTAGACCACCAACTTTTTCTTTGGTGTACTGGtacccagcctcgacacgtcgagcctacatcccaggggggccaggtaccagggagaAGTTGGTAACGATATACACAGCGACGACAAATAACATACAGATAAGTACTAATGCTGCTTGATTAATGGTTCTCAAAAGTATGTTACACTACCAAAAGTTATTACAAGTCGCTCCCCAGTGGGACCCTTGCCTTGTTTCTGCAGATTCGGCTACTCGTCGTTAGCAGGATCCCACTAGAAGCGTTCGGCCACTAGTTCCACAACGTCTTGTACGCCCTCCTGGGCGACGTCTTCAGTGGCGGCCACCGGACCAGtgatcaccggctccaaggatatggctgggtcgtgactccggaagcacgtcaagaTATATTCGATCACCGCCCGGCAGAGCCTGCCGCCCTCGGCCTCCAGGCGGGCACCAAGAATCTGGTTCAGGTGTCGGAGGCGGTCGACGACGGAATCCAGCACCGGGAGTGCGTCAGAGATAGACGTCGGTAGCTCCGACATCGGGATGGAACTCATCCCTAGCGGCACCACTGTCGTGCTCGCCTCGCCGGCCCATGCGgcgatgcgctggaccccggCGCGATGCTCCGCCTGAAGGCCTTCAAGGGCCTTCCCAGTGGCCTCCACCGCCTGGGGGCCCGATGCCGCCTGCGCTGCCTGGAACTACCGGATCCGCTCCCCCAGCTTCTTCTCTTTCTCCTCCGCCTTGAGCTCGTGCTCGGCCAGCATCTCGCCCCGCCGGGTGAGCATTTCTTCCTGGAAGGTGAGATCCGTCTCCCGCCTGGTGAGATCCGTCTCCCGCCTGGCGAGGTCTGTCTCCCACCTGTCCAAGGATTGCTCCTTTGCCTTGAGTTTCTCCTCGGCGAGGGCAGcgtcgctggccttgccctcgagctcttgctACAACTTTTGCAGCCTCTCCACAGCCTTGGTCTGCTGGATCCGCTGCTCTTCTAGGGTCTGGTCCAGGGCACTCAGCTTGGCCCGGAACTCTGTTGCGAGGGCCTCCCGCTGAGACACGGCCTCCTTCCTCTgggtcaccttcttctccctccaGGACGCCTCCAGCTCCCATGCGCACACCTTCTGGAGGTTCCTCTTGTACTCTTTGCAGTCCCGCTCGAGTTGGGACCGCTCAGAGAGGAACTGTTGGGACGCcgacttggtgcgctcctccagctgtatgcgccagtcgctgaggcgtTGGTGCTCAGTCTCTAGCACTTCCCACTCCCGCAAAATTGCCGCCCTGGTGTCACTAAGGACCTGGTGGGCGCGGGACAGCATGCGAGGGAGCGGGACTGGCGCCGCTTCTTGCTCGGCACCTGACCGAAGGCGTCGCCCgaacaccacctccatctcctctGGAGCAGGCGGAGGGTTGGAGCTAGACATGCCTCCTGCGTCACCCCTAGTGTCGGGAGGGGGCGCAGATCCCCCAGCTGGGACCTCCTCCGCCGTTGCGACGCCGCCCGACGCTGGCGCCGCTGCCGCCGGATCCCCGGCTGGGGAATGGGAAGCCGCTGGCGTAGTCTCGGCAGTAGCCAGGGGTGGATCACCGGGACCACTCCCAGCAGATgcctgctgctgagagccagacccgTCGCTGGGCCTGGCATCCGGTGGAGGAGTTGTGGTcttgggagcagagggggaaGAAACCCTAAAAACAGACGATGGGTTAAGACTTGTCGACGTGACGATTAAGCTCAAAGAAAAAGgggctacacttacttggggccctggaccttccagtgACCCTGGAAGCAGGATCGCCgcccttgttgttgttgttgctgctgctgcaggtgcccctgggggagatcacccccagatggtggtggcggcggcgggtCCGAtggtagcggtggtggtggtggtggcgagaCCAATGGTGGTCGTGGCGGTGGACTAACGCGCCTCTGCACGCCGTGGGCCTGGGAGCTCGCCTCCTCGGCCCCGCCTGCGGTCCTCTGGCGCTTCTGGGGAGGCTCCGTAACGAGCGACCCGTCAGCGCGACGCAGCCGGCGTCGCCTCTCCTCCTCCGACCCCCCGGAGCTACCTGGGGCGGGGGCACCGGCAGAGGTATCGCTTGCAGCACCTTTGCCCTTATCCAAGGGGTTGGGGGCCACGACGGGGGTGGCGCTGTGGGCCGCACCGGCGGGCTGGGGACCTCCAGCCTGTGCATCGGAGATCCGGATCCCGCAGAGGGGGTCCCGGTCGTCGGTCTGGCGAACTGCCACGCCgctctcgtcgagggtcggcagcgtggccaagATTGCCGTCCTCAACCCTGGGTCGTCGCAGAGCGCAGGGATGCCCTGGGGGAGGATCAGGGACTCAGGGACGAAGGTTTCCTCAGTAATCCTTCCCACCAGGACTTCCAGCTCGTCCCAGGACAGGTCGGTCcccggcccgcgctggatccGGTCGATGTCATTCGAGCCGGTGAACAAGCAGCACAGGCGCGATCTCCTCTGCAGCGGCGCGATCCGGTGCTTCAGGAGGTcaccgaccacgtgcatcgacgtcAGGTCGCCCGTAGCCAAAGccttgatcctgtccagtacgGGCAGGAACTCTAGCGCCAGGGACGGCTTGGTCCTCCATAGCTTGTGGTTGAGCCCCGGCCCATCGCTCGGCAAGACGAGGCGCTCGTTGGCCTCGGcgctggcgatcacccagtcgctacgccagttctcccaccttgCTCCGCCAAGGGTGGGGATGTAGACGACGGCCGGATCTAGCCTCGTCTAGAAGTAGTAGGCACCAATGTGGTCTCTAGTCTTCCCAGACTTGACAAGCACAAAGAAGCGGCGGAAGAGGGAAGTACAGGGGGCCACACCTatgaacatctcgcagaggtggacgaagatggccgccaagaggatggagtggggcgtgaggtgctgaagctgaagtccgaactcctccagcagcagcaagaagaagggcgagatcggcagcgccaacccgcaggagatgtaggagacgaacagcacgaactccccggcggcgagatcgccgaggggagcGGCGCTGGTGCGGATTCTTTCGGCGAGCCCCGGcgcgctccatccgagcaggccgCGCACCAGGTTGAGTGCTCCCTTAGACTGGAAACGCTCAGGGTggccaagcgaagccatggcgtgtGCGGCGGTGCGAGCGGAGAGCAGAGGAGCACGAAGGCAAAGAGGCGCAAGCGATTGGGAGAGAATGTGAAAaggtaactgctgcacgcggggtgaattcctttttcaaggaaaccagAGTCCTTGTTAGGGAAACCCTTCCGCGCGCCCCGTAGAAAATCTCGCCCGACGTGCACCAAGACAACCTAGACTATGACACGGGGActcgggtccacaagtcatacagatTGTGCGCTGAACTTCGGGTGCGGAAAAAGTGAACCGCCGCGCGCGCCTGTAGAGCGAACCATCGCACGCGCCTGTAGTGCGCCTCCTTGGGGCCGCTGCAGAAGACaaacccagtctatgacacgggggcccaagTCCACAAGTCATACGGTTTGTGTGTCGGAACTCGGGTGCGGAAGGAGCGAACCGTCGCGCACGCCTGTAGTGCGCCTCCTTGGAGCCGCTGCGGAAGACAGAAGGTAATATTTTAACCAATGTAGCAGCAACGAGGCACCTCGCGCGTTGCCCAACAAAACCACCAGGCATGGgggccacgggtcagtcagctgcggggacagatatggcagttggcgtgactgAAGGCGGGTTGACGGTGAGTGCGTCAGCAGACGCACTGAAACAGCGCGCCAATCACCAATCAAACCATGTTGAGGCgaagtacaagctttggccccacctgcaggctcgcatcctcccctaaggtgggcccgggggccactgtcggtacccagaaactagggtaccccttactactatatgaagacgcagtacccacgcggctatctttagtcgcgtggtaaaggagttgtacgtgggaccagaccatgactcgccccagcctcgggcgactactctgggccagcaacagcgcctgaccccaccacgtgggcggctccggggccgccacgtggccagagaaagtgatatactccaggGCGTCAACAGTGAGCccagacccccatgggaaagtgccggacccctagaTATACAGTCTGGACCTCCAAgttggtccaggacccccacgtgtacgaaccggacccctagaatgggatccgggccccccccccccccccccgtatggggtccggaccgcccacagtggggtcccaagaccttacttaaggcccaggcgggggtccggagctgacATGTGTCCAGACCTGCTCTGGTGTGCTCCGGACCTATctgcatacactcctgctccccgctcaggcagagccccgatgctgccacgtggcatactaCGCGCGGCATAAGCCAATGGACGGAACCCGGCGTGACGCCTCTAGGCTACGCGCGCCTTCATTATGGATAAGACGTGCGCCtatccattccactgacaggcggcgtgctcagtccacgatacgtgggcCACGCAGTTACTCACCATTACTCCCGCATTACTCGTACGGTAACTGCCCGTCAATGCAGCATGGATTGCGGACATCAAGACTCCCactgattactcatgcgttactctatcagcattagttattcacataatgtaattcttccattatgctcctgggcccacatgtcggggctcagtactcttatatgtgcctcccttaaacaataaaagggaaggcacacaacgggACAGACTCTCAAGTTGACAGACTCAATCACACTCTCAATACAACTGAcatacagtggaggtagggtgttacgctccggcggcctgaaccactctaaaccctcgtgtcctcgtgtgttcTTCCACCTTCCAACAGACAGGAAAaccacttaggcccctcctcatcttaggattagggcgggtgcgttccgccacctggCCGGTGGAATTCTTCCACCGacaggccgtctcttggcagatgggtaacatgacttgtgggtaaagatgtgcaacctctgcagagtgtaaaactggtatactagccgtgctcatggtcatgagtagctcggaccctcacatgattaatttatgaaattaaattcaagttgtcatttgcatcgcattggaattattttattattactttatttattattactatggtttggtatttacttacacttagtaattgctaataaaattttgaccaacttataaaagccatgctcagctttagcctttattttgttgatcagacttacacttcacatgaactcccacctatgGGGAGTTCATGCAcgttatttcccacaacttgttgagctatgaacgtatgtgacctcacccttgctgtctcacacccctccccacacacacacaggagaagaacaggtggttcaaaagGAGCAGcccaacgaggagttcgacttaatTTAGgcggcgtctcccagtcaactttgtggcgccagggaaataatatttagtttgttttatatttatcatttattttgtaagacttccgctatgtaataagtacatttatgatatttatgacatttatctctatgcactctgttattatatgtgttgtttttccttagcgcacatatgagacgcacctgtctttatcccttaaatccgggtgtgacagccatCAGCCATGCTAGGTTTGGGTCATGTCTCCAATTTCATGTTGTGGGTCGTCCCGTTAGGCACCCAGATATATATGCATAGTAATAAACCATATGATCACATGACTTGGTAGTTAAACAAACAATAACCGAAGAAGAATTTTCTTTTAGCTCAGATGGGCTTTTTCGGATGCTAACCATGGTATGATACAAGTATATTTTTTTATCTATGGGTACATAGATATGGATAGTACCCAACCGTATTGATACCTGATGAGTAGACATTCTTGCCCATTAACATCCCCGTGTGTAAAAAATCATCACATAGCCAccttcatatcgggtaaaacTCGTTAGATGTTTGAGTTTTGGGTATCTATTGCCATATCTTTGTGGCACTATCCACTGATGGTCGTGGCCCGATAGTTCAGACAGTTCTCGACTAATCGCTAATCAGGAACTGGCAGTACGAGCAAGAACACTAACATTCTTTACAAAAGGATCGAGATCATTAACAAAAAGTGAATCGAACTAATCTAAAATTTATCGCAATAATTAAGGCGTACTCTCTCTAAGGTCCTGTTTAGAACCTCtctaatagttagttagctaacGAATTGTTAGCTGGATTGAGCTAGTTAATGAACTAATTGTTAGTTGTGAGTTATATAACAATGAACTAAGGGTGTTTGGAACCTCTATAGCTAATTTTACTATCAAACTATTAGCTCTAGAGAGGACAAACATGACCAAAGACATGTACGTATTCGAACAAGTGTGTACTACATCTAAACCATTCGACTCACCTAGGTTAAGCTACTAATTCATACCCTTTATAATACGATCAAAGAAAAACAAAATAATAAACCACTCTATGTCTCCTGACTCCAAACAACACTTAAACTAGTACTTAACCTTACCGTCCATCCTTTAAAaaccaaatcaaactcaaaatcaaaATGAATATAACACTAGAGGTATGAAAATCATTGATTAACCAAACAATCACTATTATCATAACTTATCTCGAATTGTCTttacaaaacacacgttagtcataaTAATTTTATAGTCTCACTAAAGTCTAACCAGATGAATTAAGGACCGGATACTTTCACTccgctcatatatatatatatatatatatatatatatatatatatatatatatatatatatatatatatatatatatatatatatatatatagatatatatatatatatagatatagtatttagagccctgggctctatttaactacaggaagccctgACCAGGTGTGCAGACCGCACCGGAGCCCTGGGCTTATTGTACCTACCTGTGCTTACgctaaattataatacgagttatgctgatgtgtgtatcagtttatgcaaatatagtctgcgcatattacgtgaatcgggcccacgctgtcactataaaaacacccccacgccgccagagattaggttttagcggcggcggcggttccctcgggcgtgcgagGAGGCGCCCGTGAGCAGGAGAGCCCCGGCCGCCGCGGCGCTCTCCAGCCGGCGGATTGGCGGTCGTGGAGGGGCGCGAGGAGGAGCCTCAGCGTCCGCGTCGGTACAGCTTCAGGAGGCACCGGTCAGGCGCGGCGGAGTGGGCGGCGGTGGTGCTGTTCATGGTGCTTgcggtcgtggtgctgctgggcgtcgtggccgtccttgtggtggtgctgctgctgcagcCCCGCGTGTCGTACGTGGCGGTGTGGGCGGGCTGGCGATGCTCTGCGCCTACCCGTTCCGCGTGCCCGCCAGGGGCGTCCTCCCGCTGGCGTACGTGGCGCGCGCGCAGGGCGCCCCGCTGGGCGACGCCGGCAGCGCCGCCATGGAGGCCGCGCTCCGCGACGGCGTGGTGCCGTTCCGGGTGGATGGGGAGGCCCGGACGCGATGGAAGGTCGCGGGGATCATCGGCGTCGACCAGTGGACGCGCCTGGCGTGCCAGCTCCGCTTCTTCTGGCCCAACGGCACCGTGCTCCCCTTCAGATGCATCTCCAAGTCCAAGTTCTTGTTCTTCTGACCGTCGTGCCCTCTGTATTGTCTAGTGGCTACTCTTCTGACCTCAGTTCCATGGCCGAGCGTGAGCGTGACGGATCAAGATTCAGGAACAGCAAATGGCTTCATCGTTTTCTTTCTTGTCTTGGATTCGTTCAGTTATTAATTCACCCCCATGTCGCATGTATAGGTCGGCAAAAAAAGATTTTGTCTTGGGTCCTTTCTTATTGCATTTTACGCTTCCACTAAAAAGCAAGTTCCACATTCGTCGTTTTAAAACAGATcattgatttacgctaaaatttgtaTCCATTTACGCTGTTTCGGATCACGTCTTACGCTTAAATCCACCTGACCTAGAACCCGAGCACGATCGGAGCGCGATTTTGACGTCGTAATTTAGGCCACATTCGTTGTTACGAAATAGATTGATGATCTACGATAAAATTTatacccatttacgctgtttggttcacgtttaacgctgaaatttgaccaagccaaaatccgtgcacgatcgaacgtgatcaatctacgctgttttagctaatataggatttacgctaaatttcgtattcatttacgatgttttagctcacgttttacgccggaatctgccctagccagaacccgcgcacgattgggtgcacgcgattttcatgccgtaattttgggcttcgtttgctgttacaaaacagatatatgatttacgctaaatttcgtactcatttacgatgttttagctcacattttacgctggaatccgcccgagcagaacccgcgaactgcggctgtaaattaaaatttattttcttctactaatgctcctcgaaccgtaactgtccctttatttatgtgattatgcagcacgtctttccttatatcaaactggtcaagatttatataatgcatggtttatgctatcatgttacacatcgttatgcagtcgtaaacggtgtgcacatggtaatattcgtttccgtgagtcaaggtacaaaatatcccttctatgcatgatttatgcacattactacatatatttatgtgtgcgtatttgttttctcccgtaactgcgcctttatttacgcgcacgaagagcacgtctttccttatctcaaaaccggtgggagattttaaatgtttgcatggtttacgctatcatgtatcacaacgttatgcagtcgtaaacgtctAGCACATGCAAATATTTGTGCGCGCGATTCCTGGCATGCAAAGATTCCATTTATGCATGAGTTATGCACATTTGTACACATATTTATGGTTGCGTAATTGCATGTCACGTGTAAGACGGGATACGTGGTTATCCTTTGCATAAATGGTGCAGGCTGGCGTCCAGTGGGCCGAACGCGACCCGATCGGTCTccctggctggggcttcgcccACTATATATATATTGAAGTCAAGATATATTGAAGCTATGTAACATATTCAGGTGAATTCATAGCGGACACAAGTATAGATGGGCAAATAGACGGCTCagcgtggcccaaacatggtacatCGGCTTGCTAACTGTGCCAAGCCGGTCTCTTTGCGTGTTGTTGGACATTGAGCAGAAGGCTCTAGCTGCACTCTGCTAGCCGGTTGAATCCAGGTTTGTTTATGTTTTACATCAAAtagatattatatatatatatatagtattatattttgtaaaataaaaaatataatcattCTGTGCTCGGGCCGAGATGACGGTTAGCCTGGTGCTTTTTTGTGTTGTGCCTAATTCAGCACATCGTATAAGTGCTAATTGTCCATCTGTAGACAGAAGCCGCAGTGGAGCTAAAGACATGCATTTCGATAACATGGTAGATTAATTAACACACAATAACATCCGTCCGACTCTGCACGCTGATATTAAAAGACCAATACATGCATAACTCATTCAGTCGTAAAAATAGCTAGCCTTTGGTCACATGAACCTGTAGCGGTCACAATAAACTGTCAATATTGAAGGAATAAATGTCTGAGGACATCGACAGACTGGAAATGAAATCAGAGCAAACAGGTAAGACTAGCTGCTTTCAAGCCATGATCTTGGCCGACCTCACATAAAGGCTGTCCACAACCTTCCCGACATTCGAAATGGTTTCGAGAGTGGCAGGGAAGATTTCCTCGGTCTTAGAATCCTCAAAGATAATGAGGCAGCCAGCACCTTGATCTAGTGTCCCAGCAAATTTCTTGTCAAGGATCATCTGCGACAGCTTCTTCTCAACATGGTCAATCGGCAATTCAATCATCTCCGCTATATGTGCAATCTCCACCCTTGAGTAGGGCTCAATCAACCTGCAGAGATTCTGCTCCAGCAGTGTATCATACAGAGAAGAAAGATGCCTGTGGACAATAGGGTCCTCCTCCAGCTGGGACTTATAATCACGAAGGGCAGTTTCAAAATACTTGAGAGATCTTTTAGAGTATGCATCAGCAACAGCCTTCATAGCATCAACATCAGGACCCAGATATTTTAGGCCAGCCTTAGACGAGATTATTCCTGCAACATCGTCAGCTTGGTTAACCATTATCTTACACAAGAGCATGTACTTCAGGCTAAAGATGGCCTTCGGGTCCTCCAGTGCACTGAAAGCTTCAAATGCTTCAAAGAAGTAGCTGTAAGCAGTCTTGTAATCCTTTTCTTCAGCATGGAGGATTCCACTCTGGAGATCAATAGTGCCTTGCTGAGCAGGTGGAACATAAATGGCATTTGCTGCTGTTCTAGCAGCAGTTAAGGAGGCTTTGGCCTTTGGCAGATTTCTCAGGGAGAAGTGAAGTTTGCTTTCCAAAAGGTCAATGTCCACAAGAAGTAACTTGTCATCAAGTCTCCTGACTTCCTTGATAAGACTAGTAAGCAGGGTAAGGGCTTCAGTATACTCCTGATTCTCTAACAGGAGAGCTGCCAACCTTGCCTCCACACGTTGCCGGAGGAAAGTACGCTTCTCTGCACGGGTCCATTCTACCATTTCCTTGCAGAGTGAAATCTGAAGATCTGATGTTCCAGGTATCTTGGCGACAGCATCAATTATTCCACGGACAATTTTTGCAGTCTTTGCCTTAGGAATAACTGCAAAAAATGGTCTGAGCTGGGTCAAAAGATTACGCAGCTCCTCAGCTCTGTTTTCTTTAGTGAGGTAGTTTGTAAGATTTGTAATTGCAACTTCTTTTGTTCTCAGTGCATCAGCAGAAGAAGATGGGTCCTGAATGACACGGTAAAGGATTGAAATGGACTCTGAAGCATCCTTAGCCTCTTGAGCTTGGGCTAATGACTCAGTTGTAGCAGGAAGGTATGACGATTCCATT
This portion of the Zea mays cultivar B73 chromosome 2, Zm-B73-REFERENCE-NAM-5.0, whole genome shotgun sequence genome encodes:
- the LOC100284700 gene encoding 26S proteasome non-ATPase regulatory subunit 11 homolog, which gives rise to MSSSMESSYLPATTESLAQAQEAKDASESISILYRVIQDPSSSADALRTKEVAITNLTNYLTKENRAEELRNLLTQLRPFFAVIPKAKTAKIVRGIIDAVAKIPGTSDLQISLCKEMVEWTRAEKRTFLRQRVEARLAALLLENQEYTEALTLLTSLIKEVRRLDDKLLLVDIDLLESKLHFSLRNLPKAKASLTAARTAANAIYVPPAQQGTIDLQSGILHAEEKDYKTAYSYFFEAFEAFSALEDPKAIFSLKYMLLCKIMVNQADDVAGIISSKAGLKYLGPDVDAMKAVADAYSKRSLKYFETALRDYKSQLEEDPIVHRHLSSLYDTLLEQNLCRLIEPYSRVEIAHIAEMIELPIDHVEKKLSQMILDKKFAGTLDQGAGCLIIFEDSKTEEIFPATLETISNVGKVVDSLYVRSAKIMA